The Gammaproteobacteria bacterium genome has a segment encoding these proteins:
- a CDS encoding sigma 54-interacting transcriptional regulator translates to MNTTPPLDRAGLLRSLPVLITVMDGEGRFLDVSAGWERSTGYSREEMQGLRPEDIATADSSARIRAEHLPCYRRTGKLQRVPVEFYAKDRRVLELLATTVAVCGPDGARLPYSVSLFEAPSDRERFERRYLDLYESTPAMLHTVDAEGRITAVSNHWLAKLGYQRNEIIGRSILDFITDESRQPLMAGRLQDQIRQGDVQNVPRQMLTRNGEVLDVLLSARAERDEEGRVLRLLVAAKDVTERNRAEARLREAYGEIARLKEELERERDYLREEVNVSMNFGRIVGESPALTAMLARIEAVAATPASVLIVGETGSGKELVAHAIHARSRRAEGPLVKVNCAAIPDELFESEFFGHVRGAFTGAHRDRIGRFELADGGTIFLDEVGEIPLALQGKLLRVLQEKEFERVGDDRTRTVDVRVIAATNKDLERAVEAGEFREDLYYRLSVFPVHVPPLRKRGDDVVQLATHFLEQVCRQFGRPCPKLTQGQVEALRRYDWPGNVRELKNVIERAVILSRGDVLRLDLSLSEASPATGAAVPEPAGETRTTGFVTEAQMRDQQRRNLVNALEAAGWRISGKGGAAELLGVRPTTLADRMRSLGVERPARRGRQRKTSTA, encoded by the coding sequence ATGAACACGACACCCCCACTGGACCGGGCGGGATTGCTGCGCAGTCTGCCGGTGCTCATCACGGTGATGGACGGCGAGGGGCGTTTCCTCGACGTCAGCGCCGGCTGGGAACGTTCCACCGGGTATTCCCGCGAGGAAATGCAAGGCTTGCGACCGGAGGACATCGCCACTGCGGACAGTTCGGCGCGGATCCGCGCAGAGCATCTGCCGTGCTACCGGCGTACCGGCAAGCTGCAACGCGTGCCGGTGGAGTTCTATGCCAAGGATCGACGCGTGCTGGAACTGCTGGCCACGACGGTTGCTGTCTGCGGGCCGGACGGCGCGCGCCTGCCGTACTCCGTGTCCCTGTTCGAGGCACCCTCCGATCGCGAACGCTTCGAGCGGCGCTACCTCGACCTCTATGAGTCCACCCCCGCGATGCTGCACACGGTGGACGCGGAGGGGCGGATTACCGCGGTCAGCAATCACTGGCTCGCCAAGCTCGGCTACCAGCGCAACGAGATCATCGGCCGCTCGATCCTCGACTTCATCACGGACGAATCGCGCCAGCCGCTGATGGCAGGCCGGCTGCAGGACCAGATCAGGCAGGGCGATGTGCAGAACGTCCCCCGGCAGATGCTCACCCGCAATGGCGAGGTGCTCGACGTGCTGCTGTCGGCCCGCGCCGAACGCGACGAGGAAGGCCGCGTCCTGCGGTTGCTGGTTGCGGCGAAGGACGTCACCGAGCGCAACCGGGCGGAGGCGCGGTTGCGCGAGGCCTATGGCGAAATCGCCCGGCTGAAGGAAGAACTCGAGCGCGAGCGCGATTACCTGCGCGAGGAAGTCAACGTATCGATGAACTTCGGGCGCATCGTCGGGGAGAGCCCGGCACTCACGGCGATGCTGGCCCGCATCGAGGCCGTGGCGGCAACCCCGGCGAGCGTCCTGATCGTCGGCGAGACGGGTTCCGGCAAGGAGCTGGTGGCCCATGCGATTCACGCCCGCAGCCGGCGCGCCGAAGGCCCGCTGGTCAAGGTCAATTGCGCCGCGATTCCCGACGAACTCTTCGAGAGCGAGTTCTTCGGCCACGTGCGCGGTGCCTTCACCGGGGCCCACCGCGATCGTATCGGGCGCTTCGAACTCGCCGACGGCGGCACCATCTTCCTCGACGAGGTGGGCGAGATCCCGCTCGCGCTGCAGGGCAAGCTGCTGCGTGTCCTGCAGGAGAAGGAGTTCGAGCGGGTCGGCGACGACCGCACGCGGACGGTGGACGTGCGGGTGATCGCCGCGACCAACAAGGACCTCGAGCGTGCGGTTGAGGCCGGGGAGTTCCGCGAGGATCTGTACTACCGGCTCAGCGTCTTTCCCGTTCACGTACCGCCGCTGCGCAAGCGCGGGGATGACGTCGTGCAGCTGGCGACGCACTTCCTCGAGCAGGTCTGCCGGCAGTTCGGCCGTCCCTGTCCCAAGTTGACGCAGGGCCAGGTCGAGGCGCTGCGCCGCTATGACTGGCCCGGCAACGTGAGGGAGCTGAAGAACGTGATCGAGCGCGCAGTGATCCTGTCGCGCGGCGATGTGCTGCGCCTTGATCTGTCCCTGAGCGAGGCCAGCCCGGCCACGGGTGCTGCCGTGCCGGAGCCGGCCGGCGAGACGCGGACCACGGGTTTCGTTACCGAGGCGCAGATGCGCGACCAGCAACGCCGCAACCTGGTCAATGCGCTGGAGGCGGCTGGCTGGCGGATCTCGGGCAAGGGTGGCGCCGCGGAGCTGTTGGGCGTGCGCCCGACGACGCTCGCCGACCGCATGCGCTCGCTCGGCGTCGAACGCCCGGCCCGGCGCGGCCGCCAGCGCAAGACCAGCACGGCGTAG